The following are encoded in a window of Apteryx mantelli isolate bAptMan1 chromosome 17, bAptMan1.hap1, whole genome shotgun sequence genomic DNA:
- the RFLNA gene encoding refilin-A isoform X2 gives MEESLKEKSREGLLDSPDSGLPPSPSPPFYSLSPGGGEGRAGGSGGADPPAPGHRREAKDGKVMPYLLLNPSMPEMRPRMYPVFFGESIEVSPEPMQEIRCNSEVKYDSEKHYRDDIFYSPIPTVTTYSETIIAAPNCTWRNYKSQLIFEPRQKPLRFQSTTIIFPKRAKNIYRTTLNYSLGCAKRWFASSVQLELCEETSPCVIYSETL, from the exons ATGGAGGAGAGCCTGAAGGAGAAGAGCCGGGAAGGCTTGCTGGACAGCCCGGACTCggggctgccccccagccccagccccccttTCTACTCCCTCtcgcccggcggcggcgagggccgagccgggggcagcggcggcgcggaccccccggccccggggcaccggcgAGAGGCCAAGGACGGCAAAGTG ATGCCTTACCTCCTCCTGAACCCGTCCATGCCAGAGATGAGGCCTCGAATGTACCCTGTGTTTTTTGGAGAAAGCATTGAGGTCAGCCCTGAGCCCATGCAGGAAATTAG GTGCAACTCTGAGGTGAAGTATGACTCTGAGAAGCATTACCGGGATGATATCTTCTACAGCCCTATCCCCACTGTCACCACCTACAGTGAGACGATCATCGCCGCCCCCAATTGCACCTGGCGGAACTACAAGTCCCAGCTGATTTTTGAGCCCCGCCAAAAGCCGCTGAGGTTCCAGAGCACGACTATCATTTTTCCTAAGCGTGCCAAGAACATTTACCGGACCACCCTCAACTACAGCTTGGGCTGTGCCAAACGCTGGTTTGCTTCCAGTGTGCAGCTGGAACTATGTGAGGAaaccagcccctgtgtcatctaCAGTGAGACCCTCTGA
- the RFLNA gene encoding refilin-A isoform X1 has product MVGHLQLQGMEESLKEKSREGLLDSPDSGLPPSPSPPFYSLSPGGGEGRAGGSGGADPPAPGHRREAKDGKVMPYLLLNPSMPEMRPRMYPVFFGESIEVSPEPMQEIRCNSEVKYDSEKHYRDDIFYSPIPTVTTYSETIIAAPNCTWRNYKSQLIFEPRQKPLRFQSTTIIFPKRAKNIYRTTLNYSLGCAKRWFASSVQLELCEETSPCVIYSETL; this is encoded by the exons ATGGTCGGTCACCTACAGCTGCAAGGGATGGAGGAGAGCCTGAAGGAGAAGAGCCGGGAAGGCTTGCTGGACAGCCCGGACTCggggctgccccccagccccagccccccttTCTACTCCCTCtcgcccggcggcggcgagggccgagccgggggcagcggcggcgcggaccccccggccccggggcaccggcgAGAGGCCAAGGACGGCAAAGTG ATGCCTTACCTCCTCCTGAACCCGTCCATGCCAGAGATGAGGCCTCGAATGTACCCTGTGTTTTTTGGAGAAAGCATTGAGGTCAGCCCTGAGCCCATGCAGGAAATTAG GTGCAACTCTGAGGTGAAGTATGACTCTGAGAAGCATTACCGGGATGATATCTTCTACAGCCCTATCCCCACTGTCACCACCTACAGTGAGACGATCATCGCCGCCCCCAATTGCACCTGGCGGAACTACAAGTCCCAGCTGATTTTTGAGCCCCGCCAAAAGCCGCTGAGGTTCCAGAGCACGACTATCATTTTTCCTAAGCGTGCCAAGAACATTTACCGGACCACCCTCAACTACAGCTTGGGCTGTGCCAAACGCTGGTTTGCTTCCAGTGTGCAGCTGGAACTATGTGAGGAaaccagcccctgtgtcatctaCAGTGAGACCCTCTGA